From the genome of Hippocampus zosterae strain Florida chromosome 8, ASM2543408v3, whole genome shotgun sequence:
ATGTTTCAGCCGTCACGCTTTCTTTAGGTGAGCCGTTCTTCCCATCCTCACCTTGTAGCAGTCGACATCAGGGCTTCTTCACCTTCTTCACTGATGATGAGCTGGATGCTGATTCTCTCCGCTTGCGCTGGAATGGGATACATGTTACAATCTCAGGCCAACTCACAAGCAACTCCACTCTGTccacataaataaatcaattttccTTAAATTGCTGTTGGGTTTATTGTGGCTTTTTTCAGAAGGAACTTTCTTCAGGGTTCTAAGTGCCTAAATTAGACTGACAGTCGTCAAGAGTGAGATTTTCACGGGAGTGAAAAATgttggagacattttttttgcagaatgatttttttttctcgttcaaAAATGAGtatacagtaaggcattttagtcatgattttttttcacgtgaatttttctcatttaaaaatgaatatcatGCATCGTACCCATTATTTTCTCTATATTTTTCCACAGCGGGGCTCAAACAACGAAGGTCTTGAAGTCATTCCGACTACTCGTCCTCACCTGATTCTCAAAGACCAGATGTCAACTACTGCTGACAGAAAGCAAACTCACCGAATTGGGGGTCAGTGGAGCTCCCACCACATCAATGATTTGCTCCTTCGCTTCGACCTTGATGTCATCAGTGCCGGGCCATGCCTGTGCTTCCCCCACCGGAGTGGAAGCACTCATGCTGTTGGTGCCACCGGGTTCGAGGCCTTGCGGTGCAGACGTCGCCATGATCCCGCCTGCTCCTCCACTTCCAACTTTCAGCAGGGCTTCGTAGCGGTGACGCAGCATCTGTTGTTCGTACTCACAGTTGCTGTGTGCCTGCTTCAGCTCGTAGAGGAGCACCAGGTCACTTCGCAGCTCATTGAACATCTGCACAATTTCTTCTGTTGGCATTGGGTTGAGGTCTGCGGCACAAAAATTACTACGTTAAAAAAGGTCAACATATGATTTAACTTGAAGgtgatggaaaaataaatcattaaaaataGTTGAAAGGTGTGAAATatacttttcatttcatttgcattATTTCAATGATAGAATTCTCATATTAATGTTCATAATTAAATGAATTATGATCAACCACTGTTCAACACAAtctgaacaaaaatgttaaacGGGCTTATTTACACTGAATCAACTAACCTGTTAATTAATGAGATATATGTATTGAACAAATGAAGAAATGCAATTTAATTAACCAATTTGAGGAGAAAACTGGCTCAAATAATCCAAGGAAATATGACAAGATGTTTGATAATGTAAATGTCCAGCAGACCATACATCTGCATACTTGAAATACAATCTGCTTCTACCAAGAATGCATGTGTATCtccatttccaataaaaggTTAACTTATAAGTTCCACGCCGTGCATCTGTTGCGATGGGACAACAAGTTTACCACTCACCCACTCCTTGATCCACCAGAATCTGCTCGATTGCCTTGATCTTCTTCTGGCCAACTGAGCCTGGCAGTTTCATCTTTAAATGGCACAAAAAGTAAAGAGCTTGAGACAGACACACTCAGAGACATGATTTAAGGACGGCAAGGGAAATGATGATAAACaaatcaggcttttttttttattcatatgaCATTCACTTCAGTGGGCCAgatcaaaatgttttcattcactGAACTCTGACTGATGAGAGGGAGGGGAACTCCACTCCGTAGTTGGGCTAATGCACATCACATAGAGAGCAGCAGCTGCTCATCGGTCTTGAAGATGAATAAGGCTCCGCCATTGCTGGCTCTTACAAACACCGGTACTAATATGTCATCAGCAGAATTTATCATAACGGTGCTAATGAGAGATAGTGAGCAGAAGTCAAACATTCTGGCTGGAGTGTCATGTTAATGCTAAAACTTAACTGAACCAGTTTAATGTTAAGatcaatgaaatacaaaacCCTGCCTAGCaacttgtggggaaaaaaaatatctaaatatAAGAACTacaaagtaaagcccacaaaatgTAAGTTAATGAACTATTGTGCATGTATGAATAGCTTGAAAACCCTGTTACGTTTAATGAAAATTAACGTGTCTGCTGCTCGACAAAACCACCTTCAACAGTGCACAAGGAGAGTTGAATATTTACAAAGTGGttataattgcacacacaacacATTACTACTCACCCTCTGGCTGCGCAGCGTAACTCCAGAAGATTTAAAATCTGGGAATTTGATGCCTGCTGTCTCTGGAACagcctaaaaaaagaaaagaaacatttcaaatggatTCCCCTGGCCTGACAAAATATGTAGGAAATGAGTTATTAAGCATACCTGCACATGAAAAGTTTTGTATCAGAACGCAAACCAATAACTAACTCAAAGTGCTCAGTTTTATTGACACTGTCAATGTTGGTTCAAAATTGGTGTAGCTGTTGCTTATCCGGTAAATGATGatcgtgatgatgatgataacaatAATAGAATAATTTTAAACACTATATACCATTCATACATAGTTAATTAGATTGGTTGTTAAAAACCACATCTAAAATGAAGTTGGTTCTTAGGTGCTTACCAGTTTttcagtttctcttttttgcggAAGTTTCTTTTTGGAAACTCTCTTTTCTGCACGTCTCAACTCTGTGGTCGTGTCAGCAGCTTTTATGAGCTTCTGCAAATCCTGAGCATTCTTTTCCCTTTCCTTCTTCcttgtttctatctttctcaGCTCCTGGATCAGATATTCCTCTTCTGCCACCTGTAGACAAAACAACAGAAGTACAAGTAACATGAACCGAGATGGCAACCTGTAGGTTTTCTAGAACAAATTGTTTCCATTGCTGACACCACTCTATTTTACTCTTCAGAATTAAACATTGAAATCTATTTGAGAAGattattttacattcatttgaTGCTTCTCTGGGAAATCTTTAAATTGAGAATATCATGTTATGTGGCAGTTCCTTATAAGAAAAAGCAAGGTCTCTCACTTGTTCAGGTGTACGATTAAAGAGCTTGTCCAGCTGCTCTTTGCGGCGCCTTTCATGACCGGCATCAAAGATGTAGATTTTGGGCTCAGTCCCTGAAGGCGCACGGACCTTCGTCAGCTTCCCACATATACCATAGTAGCGCTCTTTGAGATCTTCTACGGACCGTTTCTGAAAGTATGAACAGAGAAACGATATTACTGATAATAAAATGAGCCCT
Proteins encoded in this window:
- the dmap1 gene encoding DNA methyltransferase 1-associated protein 1, whose protein sequence is MTTGADVRDILELTGGDNDGPISKKDLINSDKKKSKKTTETLTFKRPEGMHREVYALLYSDKKDAPPLLPSDTTQGYRTVKAKLGCKKVRPWKWMSFSNPARRDGAIFHHWRRVAEEGKDYPFARFNKAVQVPVYSEQEYQLHLHDDSWTKAETDHLFDLCKRFDLRFIVVHDRYDHQQYRKRSVEDLKERYYGICGKLTKVRAPSGTEPKIYIFDAGHERRRKEQLDKLFNRTPEQVAEEEYLIQELRKIETRKKEREKNAQDLQKLIKAADTTTELRRAEKRVSKKKLPQKRETEKLAVPETAGIKFPDFKSSGVTLRSQRMKLPGSVGQKKIKAIEQILVDQGVDLNPMPTEEIVQMFNELRSDLVLLYELKQAHSNCEYEQQMLRHRYEALLKVGSGGAGGIMATSAPQGLEPGGTNSMSASTPVGEAQAWPGTDDIKVEAKEQIIDVVGAPLTPNSRKRRESASSSSSVKKVKKP